The Setaria viridis chromosome 2, Setaria_viridis_v4.0, whole genome shotgun sequence DNA window GTGTCGCTTCTCCTAGGGGGCGACTCGAGCGGAACCCGAGTGCCCCGCGCCATCGCCCTCCTCTAGCGCCCTCCCCCACCTCGTTGTCCCCGAGTGGCCGCTGGAAGCCCGTGTGGCCACAAggaaggcggcgacggggctCCCTTCTCCCTTttcttagttttttttccttccctcgCCATCCATGGTGACTGCAACGGGACCTCCCCTCAGGCTGGCTCCTATTGTTCTTCGGCCGAATCCACCCCACTGCGACCTCCACCACCGGATCTGCAGGCTGCCGGGTCTTAGCCGAGCGTCGGGGGCCACACATGGTGCTACGGAGGCTGCGTGCATGGAGGCACGACGACGATGAGGCCGCGTGCGCGAGTAAGGAATGTTGTAGGAGGTTGTCTAGCGATGTTGATGAGGCTCTGTGCTGGTGGTGGCATGGTGTTCCTGTCGACGCTGGTGGTGAAGTGCGGAAACACCGACAAAATCCTAGCTGGTTATACTGGCTTCGACAATGGCGATGCCCTCGAGCGCCGTTCCCTCCTTGTAGGTGTCGTCTTTGTGTTTCCACCCCTTCTCTAGCCGACGTCAGATAGGTCTCGCCAAGGCGATGAGCCACAGTCTCTAGAAGCCTTGGTTCCGACCACGTGGTATTTCTAGAAGTTCAATGGCGGCAAGGTGAAGGTGAAGTTAATGGAGCGGCTCAGTAACTGTGTCACTCCTGGTAGCGAAAGATCCTTAGCCTGGAGTCCGGCAACGGAAGAGATGAGGCCCCGTTTGCTTTAACGTGATGTGTCCGAGGAGTAGTTTTTGGTGGTGCAAGTGGCGAGGCCCCAGCACGTTCGAGTTAGCCTTGGAGGGTTTCAGGATCCAGTGCGGTACTTCGGTCAGTTGGTGTGTTCAGTGCTGCAGCGGCACTTCGGCGATGGGTCCTACATGGCGGTGACCTTTTCGGCATGGTGTGGTGTGCCCTCCTTTTGACTTCTACTAACGTGGGGTCATGATCGGGAGATCGACGATCGCATGGGTGTGACCTGAGGGTGACGGCGGCATGGTGCCAAGCTGGAGGGGGTGTGGTGGCTAGCTACACAGCTTGCAGTGGCCGGCGGCGATCAGCATTGCATGGTAGTGGCTCGTTCGACATGAGACATCATCAGGAACGACGGCACTTGCAGTGAAGACGACTTATCGACATAATCTCCCAGGTTTTGGCGGTGCAGCGTGGTATGGAGCGTGGTTTTGAGGTTTGTGTGATCCGGGTTGCCAGTCCAACCCGTTATGTGTTGATGGTTGTTGTGAGAATAGTTATTGTGGTAGTTTTTTTATTGTCCAATTtggatttattttttaatataatcagcagctTTCTGCCCGgttcatttttaaaaaattggTCTGCATGCAAAACATGAGGATGCGCATGCATTCCAGAAAGACATCGGTTGGGACTGAGCCAATCTCACCAACACCATCCACGGAAAGTCCGCTCTGGAGATCACTCAGATCAGCATAGCCATAGTGAGCTCATCATAGCCATAGTGAGATCAGCATAGCTGTAGTGAAATCATCAAATCTGTCAGCTTCTCATGCGCAGGCGTTTCCGAGAGAAACAGCAGCAAATGACGCTGACCGCAGGCCAGACCGACCAGGTGTTCGGCAGCATCCTACAATCTGTTTGTGATCCGGTGCTCCATGATTTCTGAGAGCCCATGGTTCAGCGGAAGCTAATTCCATCTGATCAAGAACAGAAACTTCAAAATTAGAACTGATGGCACCACAACGTGACAAATGCCGAAAACATATTGAGAAATGAGAACACAGAAACATGGCATTGATACGATGGAGTACAGGAGAACAGCATACAAGAAACGATGACAGAACAAGGCAACAACACCTTATtacacacaaaaaaagaaaacacacaAGCTCTTATTAGGCGCATCAGAAACAACAGGTTCTGATCGCTGCTTTTTCTTCACTTCTCAACCAAATCGGGCCTCGACCGCATCACCCTTCACAGCACCGCAGACAGGGCATGCTGTTGTCTCTGCTGCAGTTCTCGCCACACTTGATGCTTCATCTCCAGAGCCAGGAGCATCTACGTCATTGGATGAAACATGTGAGTTTGTTTCCTGCTGCACCGGAGGAAGCCTACGGATAAGTGAGTCATTCGTCTCAAGTGCCATCACAGCAAGCTGCTGTGCATTTTCTAGATTCTCTTGCTTCCTCTGCAACTCTATGCGCAAGCCGGCTATCTCTTCATCCTTCTGAACCAGTGCATCAGTTAACAGAAGGTTCAGTAGAGTTGCGTTTTGTATAGAGATTTCCTGCTGCTGCGACACACGAACCTGCTCGTTCTgtttttttgaagaaacaaagagcacaagttagaCAACATCTGTCAAAAACTCAGAACCAAACCGGTGCGCAAAAAGTCACTTACGTAGAGTTGGAGGACCTGATCCAACTGCAGCCTGTACTGCTCAAGGGAGAAGCGAAACGGCGCAGGATTTGTGCCATCCAAAGGAAGGCCATTTGCTTGTTGCCCCTGAGGTTGATCGGCATGTTCAGAATGGCTATTGAGGTTGTCCATTGCAGATACCAGAGACCAGACTGAAAGGTGTGTTCGATACAGTGCGAAGGAGGAACCTTATATAGGAGCGGAGTCGAGGTGCACAATTAATGCCAGTGAATCCAGAAAGATGTATCTCAAATATACTTATTTAATTCGCAGAAGCGTTTCAGAACGTCATCTGTCCGGGTACTCTTGACTCTTACCTGTCTAATATACATCTCCACTGGAGTTTTGTTCAACACAAAGTTGGTCAAACTTACCGTTGATAATTTAATGACGTATGCTCCATAAATCTTGTCGCATTGTATTTAGTAATATATGCATGGCTTTAATCTAATAAATTTGCTACTTATTTGGTAGAGGATTTGTAGCCCAAAGGCTGGCACTTGCTTAAGCCACGGCGCATGCATGTTTGTTCATTGTCTATATAAATAAACATAGGATATATGCTTTGTTTGGTGTCTATTAAACTTAACTAAAGACTGAAGTTTGAAAATGGTTGAGATTGTTAGCATTCATTGGCAAGCATCTAGTGAAGGAATCTTTTCCGAGCCACCCTCATGCTTACCAAAGTGCAAGCTATATCCAACAATTGAAGCCAAATAAAAGGGCAAACACTTTCTATAAGTAACCGAAGATGGAACCTAGGTCTTGGCAAATGGAGAAACATAGCTCTTTCAACACATTATCTGGAAGTACATGCAGCGAAATATATATCAACAAAGCCAGAGAAATGCCTCAATTTTATCTTAAGTCACCAGGTAAAGTAAAGAACTGTAGGAACAAGATTTTGTTATGTTTATACACAATGAAAAGAATACTAAGCACTTGTGAAAGACAATTTCTCAAAGTTGTGAGGGATTCGTATAAGCTGAAACTTAGAGAAATTTAAATAGGTCTACAGGAGGGGATGAATGAGCAAAATTATTCACAATAAAAAATCCAGGATGCTGCCTTACaaaaatgtttactgtagctaAATTTTTTTTGGGCATAAATTCACCATCTACAGAGTTAACAGATCATAGGGGTGCACAAAGGGCATGTGCATGATATAGTTCAAGTTAAGTTCCTATGGAAAATCACATAAGCACCTTGTGAAGAGACCTTTTCAGCATGGCGCTCTGCACTTCATTGGTTCTAGCACTATCACATAAATCATAACACTAATAATAGCATTATTTGATTAAACAACCCATGGTTCTGGGGTAATAAATAATCCGAACACTACAAATTTGAGAATTAATTGTATGGACAAAGTAAAATTGTCTCAATTCTCATTACCTCCAACTCTGTTGCATTCTGTGTACGAAGCAAAGTTGACTTGCGCTCTGATGCCCAGGTACATTCCCACATTCCCAACACTACAGTCTTGATATGGATGTCATAGTTTTGGATAAAATTCTTGTTTTAACTATGCCACAAATTCTGCCCGACTGATCCACATGCCTGGAAACACAcatacatgaaaaaaaatcagtcaCTGTGGTATGAAGATTCACATAATAATAAGTCAACTGAAAAAAATGGTCCTGAACAAACTATAGTGAAGAACTGTGACCTGTATGTACAACTTCTCCAAACACGGAAAGCATTTCATCAAGCCAATAGCCAAATCCAGCTCAGTAACCCACGAATTGACAGCCAAAATCTTGACACTGTGCAGTACCGTCATCAAGCTAACAGCATTCAATCCCTTTATCAAGCATTGGACAAATTATCAAGCTGTTTGCAAATGCAGATGCTACAAAAATTCTCTGTAAATGAAATTGAAATTAGCAGCCTGGATAAGAGGCAAAATGGCGCAGCTACCTGAAACTCTGTGCTGCCAAACACAAGTCTGGAGAAATTGGACTGACCAACAGAAAAGCATAATATCTCCAGTTAGCAGTTTAGGTGCAGTGACTGCAGACACATTGAGGCCAAAATATTCAGCGTAGAGCAACCTTTCAAGACAAGGGGCATCGTCGATGATAAGTTCCGAAAAGGCGAAAACCGAAGCTCAGAATCTTGATAGCATTCAGCTCGCACTCCGATGCCCCTTAGGCTGCTGGAGGTGATCCGAGCACAACCAAAGCCAGTGCAATTGCTAAGCAGCAAGCACTCCTCAAGATTGGGCGAGACGGGGCAGCTGGAGATCAAGCCGTGCAGTGAGCCCCTCTGAAATGGTTACCTCTTCAAGTGCGAGCTCCTTGAGCTGGGGaagctggagcgattgggcgaGACCGTCGGGGATGTGGCATTTTCTCAAGGCTGCGACGCGGAGGGTGGCCAAGAAGCGGAGCGTAGACGCCGGAGGCAGGATGAAATCAATCTCCTCAAGATTGTCGAGGGCGGGTGACCAGAGCCAGGCGTCCATAGCGGCGGGGCGGTCCTCGAGGTAGTCCGCAGGAACGCAGAAGCGGCGGCACGGGCCCCAGTGGACGGAGAGGATGCGGGAGACGACGCCGGCGAAGGCCTCCCTATTGGAGGGGAGGTCGCTCTGGTCGAGGTTGAGTGGCGCGAAGCACGAGAGGAGCCGCCACCGCGAGGCGAGGTGCGGGCCCTGTCCGTGGAGGGGAGGAGCGAGATGATGCCGCCGATGAtggcgtcggggaggccg harbors:
- the LOC117846319 gene encoding uncharacterized protein; the encoded protein is MYLGIRAQVNFASYTECNRVGGSSFALYRTHLSVWSLVSAMDNLNSHSEHADQPQGQQANGLPLDGTNPAPFRFSLEQYRLQLDQVLQLYNEQVRVSQQQEISIQNATLLNLLLTDALVQKDEEIAGLRIELQRKQENLENAQQLAVMALETNDSLIRRLPPVQQETNSHVSSNDVDAPGSGDEASSVARTAAETTACPVCGAVKGDAVEARFG